In Dasypus novemcinctus isolate mDasNov1 chromosome 10, mDasNov1.1.hap2, whole genome shotgun sequence, one DNA window encodes the following:
- the LOC101411002 gene encoding olfactory receptor 8H3-like — MGSGNNTNISNLIFIGLTDSEVIGQVLFMLFFLIYLITLLGNAGMIMIIRLDLQLHTPMYFFLSHLSFLDLGYSTVITPKTLENLLTSNKYISFTGCFTQMALFLFLIITEYFMLSSMAYDRYAAICNPLHYPVVMSTRLCRVLVFGSYVIGFSESLVVVLFMSSFHFCKSNVIYHFFCDITPILALSCTDTSDTEIMIFILASFNVIVPLITISVSYGSILSTILKINSTSGKRKAFSTCASHLLGVTIFYGTIIFTYLKPKESYSLGKDQVASVFYTMVVPMLNPFIYSLRNNEVKNAVIRVMQKRNGSKQFK, encoded by the coding sequence ATGGGAAGTGGGAATAACACAAATATATCTAACCTCATCTTTATTGGATTGACAGACTCTGAAGTGATCGGACAAGTcctctttatgttatttttcCTGATATATCTGATTACTTTGCTGGGGAATGCAGGGATGATAATGATAATTCGTCTTGATCTCCAGCTTCAcacacccatgtattttttcctcagtCACCTGTCATTCCTTGACCTCGGTTACTCAACGGTCATTACACCGAAAACCTTAGAGAACTTACTGACTTCCAACAAGTACATTTCGTTCACGGGCTGCTTTACCCAAATGGCTTTGTTTTTATTCTTGATTATCACTGAATATTTCATGCTCTCGTCAATGGCCTATGATCGCTATGCAGCCATCTGCAATCCCCTTCACTATCCTGTGGTTATGTCCACGAGACTCTGCAGAGTACTGGTCTTTGGCTCCTATGTGATTGGCTTTAGTGAATCATTAGTCGTTGTTCTTTTCATGAGCAGTTTTCACTTTTGCAAATCCAACGTAAtctatcactttttctgtgacataACCCCTATTTTAGCCCTATCCTGCACTGACACTAGTGATACTGAAATCATGATATTCATTCTTGCTAGTTTCAATGTAATCGTGCCTCTTATCACAATATCTGTGTCCTATGGGTCCATTCTGTCTACCATCCTAAAAATTAATTCCACTTCAGGAAAGCGCAAAGCCTTCTCTACCTGTGCCTCCCACCTCCTCGGAGTCACCATCTTTTATGGCACTATAATTTTCACTTATTTAAAACCAAAGGAATCATACTCTTTGGGAAAGGATCAAGTGGCCTCTGTGTTTTACACTATGGTAGTCCCCATGCTGAATCCATTCATTTATAGTCTTAGGAACAATGAAGTGAAAAATGCTGTCATTAGAGTCATGCAGAAGAGAAACGGCTCCAAACAATTCAAGTGA